In Candidatus Eisenbacteria bacterium, one DNA window encodes the following:
- the nrfD gene encoding polysulfide reductase NrfD: protein MDKGLISSEVERTSLPRFLAWLLPWVLILGCGIWAMKLCLGQGLFHTNMDNRFAFGLWIVLDLIIIALGAGAFFLGFLTYLMKQKEMREVLNTAVIVGFICYSGAIITLAVDIGQPIRFWYAYWHANVHSMLTEVTFCISIYLMVLAIEYIPIILRNRKLKQIPLFLVLEFNLHRIMFLFAGLGTFLSFFHQGSLGGMFGVLNGKPFAFREGFAIWPTTFFLFILSAIASGPSFIMLISMIVSKLSNKRLVSRDVLSRLGRISGILMSVYVIAKLIDTIAWIVVTAPSSGFDVAEFYRNEPFGTWVLFAELTIFGLLPATILLNRNRTRQTKWLVLGGFLTCFGIAFNRFVVTLQSQSVPVLSFDRFMIYWPTWQEWAIVGAVIAYGVILYSLSFRYLPLFPREKDLQAPRRND, encoded by the coding sequence ATGGATAAGGGTCTTATATCGAGTGAGGTTGAACGAACCTCCCTTCCGCGCTTCCTCGCATGGCTCCTGCCCTGGGTTTTAATTTTGGGATGCGGCATTTGGGCGATGAAACTTTGTCTCGGCCAAGGCCTCTTTCACACGAATATGGACAACCGTTTCGCCTTCGGGCTGTGGATCGTTCTGGATCTCATCATTATTGCCCTCGGCGCCGGCGCCTTTTTCCTCGGATTTCTCACCTATTTAATGAAGCAAAAAGAGATGAGAGAGGTTCTGAATACCGCGGTGATCGTCGGTTTTATTTGCTATAGCGGCGCCATCATTACGCTCGCCGTCGATATCGGCCAACCGATCCGGTTTTGGTATGCCTATTGGCACGCAAACGTCCACTCGATGCTCACCGAGGTGACTTTTTGCATCTCGATATATCTAATGGTGCTCGCTATAGAGTATATTCCCATCATCCTCAGGAACCGGAAGTTGAAACAGATCCCCTTATTCTTGGTGCTCGAGTTCAATCTTCATAGGATCATGTTTCTTTTCGCCGGATTGGGAACCTTCCTTTCATTTTTCCACCAGGGATCACTGGGCGGGATGTTCGGCGTCTTGAATGGAAAACCTTTCGCCTTCCGCGAAGGATTCGCCATCTGGCCGACAACCTTCTTTCTTTTTATCCTCTCCGCCATCGCTTCCGGGCCTTCATTTATCATGCTGATATCAATGATCGTCTCTAAATTGTCGAACAAGCGGCTGGTCTCAAGGGATGTCCTTTCGAGATTGGGCCGCATTTCGGGCATCCTCATGTCGGTTTATGTCATTGCCAAACTGATAGACACGATCGCCTGGATCGTCGTCACCGCGCCGTCGAGCGGATTCGATGTCGCCGAATTCTACCGGAATGAGCCCTTTGGCACATGGGTTCTCTTTGCCGAGCTGACAATCTTCGGCCTTTTACCCGCAACGATCCTGCTGAACCGCAATAGGACACGGCAGACAAAATGGCTCGTCCTCGGCGGGTTTCTCACCTGTTTTGGAATCGCATTTAATCGATTCGTCGTGACCCTGCAATCTCAATCGGTGCCGGTCTTGTCATTCGATCGATTCATGATTTACTGGCCGACATGGCAGGAATGGGCGATCGTCGGCGCCGTCATCGCCTATGGGGTCATCCTCTACTCACTTTCATTTCGGTACCTGCCCCTCTTTCCCAGAGAAAAGGATCTGCAGGCGCCGCGCCGAAACGATTAA
- a CDS encoding sigma-54 dependent transcriptional regulator: MNSQWKILVVDDEMAMRESLAAWLREDGYTVDVAASGREALEMARVTEYDISFIDMKMPPGINGIETMIEIRKGNPEATVVIVTAYATVDTAIAAIKEGAREYLVKPCNPEEISLLVERIIRLKNLQKENVYLRKKLTKQYSFQDIISKNAKMHDIFELIGEVAVQRSTVLIQGASGTGKELIARAIHQAGNRADKPFVGVSCAALAETLLESELFGHEKGSFTGAIAQRMGKFELADGGTIFLDEIGDISPKLQMDLLRVLQERKFFRIGGTEEISVDVRVIAATNKNLQEAVEMGTFRDDLYYRLNVINIQIPRLRDRTEDIPLLARHFIERLAIETGKPVRDISASALKLLLDHNWPGNVRELENAIERAIVTCRGTILEPGDFDFLQLTEVKTQRWDVPTDMPLEQVEKLLFEGVLERTNGNIKEASDILGIDRSTLYAKIKRYNIQR; encoded by the coding sequence ATGAACAGCCAGTGGAAAATCCTGGTGGTGGATGACGAAATGGCCATGCGCGAATCCTTGGCGGCTTGGCTGAGAGAGGACGGCTATACCGTCGATGTCGCCGCCTCCGGCCGTGAGGCGTTGGAAATGGCCCGGGTGACTGAATATGATATCTCCTTTATTGATATGAAAATGCCGCCGGGGATCAATGGCATCGAGACAATGATTGAAATTCGCAAGGGGAATCCGGAAGCGACCGTGGTCATTGTGACCGCCTATGCGACCGTTGATACGGCCATCGCGGCCATAAAAGAGGGCGCCCGCGAGTATCTTGTTAAACCTTGCAATCCCGAAGAGATCTCGCTTCTTGTCGAGAGAATCATCCGGTTGAAAAACCTCCAAAAAGAAAATGTCTATCTTCGAAAAAAACTGACAAAGCAATACAGTTTTCAAGACATCATCAGCAAGAACGCGAAGATGCACGATATCTTCGAACTGATAGGGGAAGTCGCCGTTCAGAGAAGCACCGTCTTGATTCAGGGCGCCAGTGGCACAGGGAAGGAACTGATCGCCCGGGCGATCCACCAGGCGGGGAATAGGGCGGACAAACCGTTTGTCGGAGTTTCCTGCGCCGCCCTGGCTGAGACTCTGCTTGAGTCTGAGTTGTTTGGGCACGAAAAGGGATCTTTTACGGGAGCCATTGCACAGAGGATGGGGAAGTTCGAGTTGGCCGACGGCGGCACGATCTTTCTCGATGAGATAGGGGATATCTCGCCCAAACTGCAAATGGATTTGCTGCGGGTTCTGCAGGAGAGGAAGTTCTTCCGTATCGGCGGGACGGAAGAGATATCGGTTGATGTCAGGGTGATTGCTGCGACCAATAAAAATCTCCAGGAAGCGGTGGAAATGGGCACCTTCCGGGATGACCTCTACTATCGCCTCAATGTGATCAATATCCAAATTCCACGCTTGCGGGACCGCACAGAAGATATCCCCCTCCTCGCCCGTCATTTTATCGAACGGCTCGCGATCGAGACCGGCAAACCGGTTCGGGACATTTCCGCGAGCGCTCTAAAACTTCTGCTGGATCACAATTGGCCGGGGAATGTCCGGGAGCTCGAAAACGCGATCGAGCGGGCGATAGTGACTTGTCGGGGGACAATTCTCGAACCGGGCGATTTTGATTTCCTGCAGCTTACGGAAGTGAAAACGCAGAGGTGGGATGTTCCGACCGACATGCCGCTTGAACAGGTGGAGAAGCTTCTTTTTGAAGGTGTTTTGGAACGGACAAACGGCAATATAAAAGAAGCGTCGGATATCCTGGGTATCGATCGTTCAACACTCTATGCCAAGATCAAGCGGTACAATATACAGAGATAG
- a CDS encoding S9 family peptidase, protein MPQPRQRLIQAEDLFRIALPGSPSLSPDGSQIAFAVKKTDAKKNRYLSHIYSISTKGGRPRQMTTGEQIDGSPAWSPNGRWIAFISNREDKSQIWLLPADGGEARPLTNLAGGPVRDLAWSPDSRKILFGHRIQPKEDPEKKKLKATYKHITRLTHKLDGDGYWPAERWHLWTIGVAGGKARQITFGEDDDSSASWSPDSRRIAFISNRLEDADWHYENSDLYLANADGKRLRKLTTRFGSCEIPTWSNDGKTIYYLGNYAKDGEWNAHPMQVFQISASGGREKNLTPKLDYWTLNMMVTDTASASAGAILLPYTDDGEERLLIYSSERGGTRLYSLSTKTGKLRREFVEDANVIGVSVHRDGNQAAVAMARMMDAGDIYTLPLNGSGAARRLTHVNKAVFNSCRLTEPEEILFHNGQTKIQGWVLKPPGFKPERKYPMLLEVHGGPMCQYGYTFFHEMHLLAAKGYVVTFCNPRGSDGYGTKFRSCIDGKWGTVDYDDCMAVVNSMTRKRYVDSKRLGILGGSYGGFMTTWVVGHTNKFKAAVTQRSAGNMYTMYCSSDFGYSRKYKYKAYPWENPMRYLKDSPNFYAGKMKTPLLIIHSENDLRCPLINAQELFTSLKLQKKTVELVQFEGEFHGLSRGGKPMNRLERLNRIVAWFQRYL, encoded by the coding sequence ATGCCGCAACCACGCCAGCGCCTTATCCAGGCAGAGGATCTATTCCGTATCGCCCTGCCCGGTTCCCCCAGTCTGTCGCCCGATGGGTCACAGATCGCCTTTGCCGTCAAGAAGACCGATGCCAAAAAGAACCGGTATCTCTCCCACATCTACAGCATATCGACCAAGGGGGGGCGGCCCCGGCAAATGACCACCGGGGAACAGATCGACGGATCACCGGCCTGGAGTCCCAATGGCCGTTGGATCGCCTTCATCTCAAACCGCGAGGATAAGAGCCAAATTTGGTTGTTGCCCGCCGATGGCGGTGAGGCGAGGCCCTTGACCAACCTGGCCGGCGGGCCGGTGCGGGATCTGGCCTGGTCCCCCGACAGCCGGAAGATTCTTTTCGGCCACCGGATCCAACCCAAAGAGGATCCGGAGAAGAAGAAACTCAAAGCGACCTACAAACATATCACCCGGCTCACCCACAAATTGGATGGGGATGGGTACTGGCCGGCTGAACGGTGGCATCTCTGGACGATCGGTGTCGCCGGCGGCAAGGCGCGGCAGATCACCTTTGGCGAGGATGATGACAGCAGCGCCTCCTGGAGTCCCGACAGCCGGCGGATCGCCTTCATCTCGAACCGGCTGGAAGACGCTGATTGGCATTACGAAAACAGCGATCTCTATCTCGCCAACGCCGATGGCAAGCGCCTGCGGAAACTCACGACCCGGTTCGGGAGCTGCGAGATTCCAACCTGGTCAAATGACGGCAAAACAATTTACTATCTCGGCAATTACGCCAAAGACGGGGAGTGGAATGCCCACCCCATGCAGGTCTTCCAGATTTCTGCTTCCGGCGGAAGGGAAAAGAACCTCACCCCCAAACTTGATTACTGGACACTCAATATGATGGTCACCGACACGGCCTCGGCCTCGGCCGGCGCGATCCTGCTTCCCTATACCGACGACGGCGAAGAGCGCCTTCTGATCTACTCAAGTGAGCGCGGCGGCACACGCCTCTATTCCCTCTCCACTAAAACCGGCAAGCTCCGCCGGGAATTTGTCGAGGATGCCAATGTGATCGGCGTCTCCGTTCATCGTGATGGCAACCAGGCCGCTGTCGCCATGGCCAGAATGATGGATGCCGGCGATATTTATACCCTGCCGCTCAATGGTTCCGGCGCGGCGCGGCGTTTGACGCATGTCAATAAGGCCGTCTTTAATTCGTGCCGGCTGACCGAACCTGAAGAGATCCTCTTCCATAACGGCCAGACGAAAATTCAGGGCTGGGTTCTGAAACCGCCGGGATTCAAGCCGGAGCGCAAATATCCGATGCTGCTTGAGGTTCACGGCGGCCCGATGTGCCAATATGGTTACACATTCTTTCATGAGATGCATCTGTTGGCGGCGAAAGGGTATGTTGTCACCTTCTGTAATCCCAGGGGAAGCGATGGCTACGGAACGAAATTCCGCAGTTGCATCGACGGTAAATGGGGAACGGTCGATTACGACGACTGTATGGCCGTCGTGAACTCCATGACCCGCAAGCGTTATGTCGATTCAAAGCGCCTGGGAATCCTCGGCGGCAGCTATGGCGGGTTCATGACCACGTGGGTTGTGGGACACACCAACAAGTTCAAGGCGGCGGTGACACAGCGATCGGCCGGAAATATGTACACGATGTATTGTTCGTCTGATTTCGGGTACAGCAGAAAGTATAAATACAAGGCTTATCCGTGGGAAAATCCGATGCGGTATTTGAAAGACTCGCCGAATTTCTATGCAGGCAAGATGAAGACCCCGCTTCTCATCATCCACAGCGAAAATGATCTGAGGTGCCCGCTCATCAATGCGCAGGAACTATTTACCTCACTGAAGTTGCAGAAGAAGACAGTGGAGCTTGTACAATTCGAGGGTGAATTCCACGGGTTGTCGCGGGGCGGAAAACCGATGAACCGGTTGGAGCGGCTCAACCGTATCGTCGCGTGGTTTCAGCGGTACCTGTAG
- a CDS encoding archaemetzincin family Zn-dependent metalloprotease, with translation MFYLLPVEQIEPAIQEEIVRFVVRIFRCETAVLAPMDMPEEAFDPDRKQYNATLIMRDIIGRCPADTVRLLGVTEKDIFIPMLTYIFGQAQVEGPVAFLSLARLRQEFYGLPAYHDLLLSRILKETLHELGHTFGLVHCLDPECAMSLSINVGDIDNKMIELCGSCHVRLQDKLDDLGCSK, from the coding sequence ATGTTTTACCTGTTGCCAGTGGAACAAATCGAACCGGCCATCCAGGAGGAGATCGTCCGGTTCGTTGTGCGGATTTTCAGATGCGAGACAGCTGTTCTCGCCCCGATGGATATGCCGGAAGAGGCGTTTGATCCGGACAGAAAACAATATAATGCAACGCTCATTATGCGGGATATTATCGGAAGGTGCCCGGCGGATACGGTGAGATTGCTGGGGGTCACCGAGAAAGACATTTTTATCCCGATGCTGACATATATCTTTGGTCAGGCGCAGGTCGAGGGCCCGGTTGCATTTCTGTCGCTGGCCCGGCTCCGGCAGGAATTTTACGGCCTGCCGGCCTATCACGATCTGCTTCTTTCAAGGATTCTCAAGGAGACATTACATGAGCTGGGCCACACATTCGGATTGGTCCATTGTCTCGACCCCGAATGCGCCATGTCCCTCTCAATTAATGTCGGGGATATTGATAACAAGATGATCGAGCTTTGTGGAAGTTGCCATGTCCGTCTTCAAGATAAGCTTGATGATTTAGGCTGCAGTAAGTAG
- a CDS encoding 4Fe-4S dicluster domain-containing protein, with amino-acid sequence MVIDLDRCTGCGACMVACAVENNLPTPPVEAQDNRGLTWLRVYQCGNGRTFPDFKTVFIPVPCMQCDHAPCIHVCPVTAVDYDTETGIVGQIPERCMGCRYCMAACPYHARTFNWWDPVWPKGMEKSLNPDVSPRMRGTAEKCNFCHGRLHRAREKAASEGRRDLNPGEYIPACVEACPTRAIHFGDLQDSEDPVAKLSKSPHAFRLLESLRTFPKVFYLSRQDWVKDVGKSRLEMLRKDIYRDSESESNG; translated from the coding sequence ATGGTCATCGATCTCGATCGCTGCACGGGTTGTGGCGCCTGCATGGTCGCCTGCGCCGTTGAGAACAATCTCCCCACACCGCCGGTTGAAGCTCAGGACAACCGCGGGCTGACATGGTTGCGTGTGTATCAGTGCGGCAACGGCCGCACCTTTCCCGATTTCAAAACGGTCTTCATTCCGGTGCCCTGTATGCAATGCGATCATGCGCCTTGCATCCATGTCTGCCCGGTAACGGCTGTCGACTATGACACAGAGACCGGTATTGTCGGCCAAATACCCGAGCGGTGTATGGGGTGCCGGTATTGTATGGCCGCCTGCCCCTATCACGCCCGGACCTTCAACTGGTGGGATCCGGTTTGGCCCAAAGGGATGGAAAAGAGCTTGAATCCCGATGTCTCCCCCCGCATGCGGGGCACTGCGGAAAAATGCAACTTTTGTCATGGCAGGCTCCACCGGGCGCGCGAAAAAGCAGCGTCTGAGGGCCGCAGGGATCTGAACCCGGGCGAATATATCCCCGCCTGCGTCGAGGCCTGCCCAACCCGCGCGATCCACTTCGGCGATCTCCAGGATAGCGAGGATCCAGTGGCCAAGCTGTCAAAGAGCCCCCATGCCTTCCGCTTGCTGGAATCATTACGGACTTTTCCAAAAGTCTTTTATCTCTCCCGCCAGGATTGGGTAAAGGATGTCGGAAAAAGCCGGCTGGAAATGCTCAGAAAAGATATCTATCGTGATTCGGAGAGTGAATCAAATGGATAA
- the thiH gene encoding 2-iminoacetate synthase ThiH, whose product MMDERGSKNPVDDSSTGPPVRLKASWADTPSPWGFPWEELTERPEWYTLFPDQPPFNAGSLLKLRLLRKKPEDCPRVLRGSEPWPGNLLTSALARHMDQGPALSKERRAAVGADEVEEILDGLAAGETLSNDGLEKLLASAADPYRSRLVEQATAMTRRVFHNEILLYAPLYLSNSCTNLCVYCGFNYKNPLPRVTLSPQEIKNEAMALAASGIRHVLLLTGEAPKEVRVDYIENAVRIVKPHFETVSLEVYPMSTDEYARVVQSGATGLTLYQETYDPELYHEVHQGGRKRNLLWRLEGPERAALGGMSKIGIGSLLGLGDWRHEAMALGLHTRALLDLFPGISITVSFPRLRQAPGGYEPPHPVEDEDLIHMMAVLRLYLPQVGLVLSTRESAAFRDAIAPLLATQVSAGSMTHPGGYAASRKEEAPGRQFDIIDSRSPSEVSAYLLRQGTRII is encoded by the coding sequence ATGATGGACGAGAGGGGTTCAAAAAATCCTGTGGATGATTCTTCGACCGGGCCGCCCGTCAGGTTGAAGGCGTCCTGGGCCGATACGCCATCACCGTGGGGTTTCCCGTGGGAGGAGCTTACCGAAAGACCCGAATGGTATACCCTCTTCCCCGACCAACCGCCGTTCAATGCGGGATCCCTTCTCAAGCTCCGTCTCCTCCGCAAAAAACCGGAAGATTGCCCGCGGGTTTTGAGGGGATCGGAGCCCTGGCCGGGGAATCTCCTGACATCGGCCCTGGCGCGGCATATGGATCAGGGGCCCGCGCTGTCAAAGGAACGCCGGGCGGCTGTTGGGGCGGATGAGGTCGAAGAGATTCTGGACGGGCTTGCCGCGGGCGAGACGCTTTCCAATGACGGATTGGAGAAGCTGCTGGCCTCCGCGGCTGATCCCTACCGCTCCCGGCTCGTGGAACAGGCCACGGCTATGACCCGCCGGGTTTTCCACAATGAGATTCTCCTTTACGCGCCCTTGTATCTTTCCAATAGCTGTACAAATTTGTGTGTTTACTGCGGCTTTAACTATAAAAACCCGCTGCCGCGCGTTACACTCTCTCCACAAGAAATCAAAAACGAAGCGATGGCTCTGGCCGCTTCCGGCATCCGTCATGTTCTTCTGCTGACAGGCGAAGCTCCAAAAGAAGTCCGCGTCGACTACATCGAAAATGCGGTACGCATTGTAAAACCCCACTTTGAAACGGTTTCGCTTGAAGTTTATCCCATGTCCACGGATGAATATGCCCGGGTGGTGCAGAGCGGCGCGACGGGTTTGACTCTCTATCAGGAGACATATGATCCGGAACTCTATCATGAAGTCCATCAGGGCGGCCGAAAGCGGAATCTTCTCTGGCGGCTCGAGGGGCCGGAGCGGGCGGCTCTCGGCGGCATGTCGAAGATCGGGATCGGCAGCCTGCTAGGGTTGGGTGACTGGCGGCATGAAGCCATGGCGTTGGGGCTTCACACCAGGGCGCTTCTGGATCTTTTCCCCGGCATCAGTATAACGGTCTCATTCCCGCGGTTGCGGCAGGCGCCGGGGGGGTACGAGCCCCCCCATCCGGTTGAAGATGAAGATCTCATCCATATGATGGCTGTGCTGCGTCTCTATCTTCCCCAGGTCGGATTAGTTCTCTCGACCCGCGAATCCGCGGCGTTCCGGGACGCCATAGCGCCGCTTCTCGCCACCCAGGTGAGCGCCGGTTCGATGACGCACCCCGGTGGATATGCCGCATCGCGGAAAGAAGAGGCTCCGGGGCGTCAATTTGACATTATAGATTCGCGGTCTCCATCGGAAGTTTCCGCCTATTTATTACGGCAAGGGACGAGGATTATTTGA
- a CDS encoding HAMP domain-containing protein, which produces MFRGLALRLIIYLTTVVVIAEGIFAFVNVDTQAKQLLDEMVLSADLVSETVVSSTWRAMLEDQRDNAYEMMNNVGQQNNIGKVRIFNKEGQIMFSTGPDSGQVVEMNAEACDLCHAVEQPLVRVDMPSRSRVFHEAGGGRMMGMVTPIYNEPACSQADCHAHPEDITVLGVLDVTMPLDRIEEKVADVRFRAVLLSAISVILLSFFIIFFTRRLVAMPVRQLIAATKSVGALDLDKPVTIDTGDELGALVQSFNHMREQLQASQQEINNFTHTLERKVEERTKQLQATEMKLIQSDRLASLGQLAASVAHEINNPLSGVLNFAKLMQRILTDEGIPPDRVAEFRTYLDHVVTETARSGRIVTDLLAFSRRSTPQRTPHDLNEIIKKTISVISHRLELGEVVPELDLSDSLPLVTCDSSQVQQIVMNLVLNGAESMIDPGAVIIRTRLDSAGANVILEVIDSGVGIPKEHLTKIFDPFFSTKEEGKGTGLGLAVVYGIVNAHGGHIDVESRVGEGTTFRVTLPLGDVPRERFGPEA; this is translated from the coding sequence ATGTTTCGGGGACTCGCTCTGCGATTGATCATCTATCTGACCACGGTTGTTGTCATTGCCGAAGGGATTTTTGCTTTTGTTAATGTCGATACGCAAGCGAAGCAGCTTTTGGATGAAATGGTTCTGAGCGCCGATTTAGTCTCCGAGACGGTTGTCAGCAGCACCTGGCGCGCCATGCTGGAAGACCAGCGGGACAATGCCTATGAGATGATGAATAATGTCGGCCAGCAGAATAATATAGGCAAAGTCAGGATCTTTAACAAAGAAGGTCAAATCATGTTCTCCACCGGCCCCGACAGCGGGCAGGTGGTTGAGATGAATGCCGAAGCTTGCGATCTCTGTCATGCCGTCGAACAACCTCTGGTTCGTGTCGATATGCCGTCCCGGTCAAGGGTCTTTCACGAAGCCGGCGGCGGCCGGATGATGGGGATGGTGACCCCGATCTATAATGAGCCGGCCTGCAGCCAAGCCGATTGTCATGCCCATCCTGAGGATATCACTGTTTTGGGTGTCCTGGATGTGACGATGCCTTTGGATCGGATTGAAGAAAAGGTAGCTGATGTTCGTTTTCGAGCGGTCCTTCTTTCAGCGATTTCAGTCATCCTGCTGTCCTTCTTTATCATTTTCTTTACGCGCCGTCTTGTGGCGATGCCGGTGCGCCAACTCATCGCCGCGACGAAATCGGTCGGCGCGCTCGATCTTGACAAGCCGGTCACAATCGATACGGGGGATGAATTGGGCGCCCTCGTGCAATCGTTCAACCATATGAGGGAGCAACTCCAGGCTTCGCAGCAAGAGATCAACAATTTTACGCATACGCTCGAACGCAAAGTGGAGGAGAGAACAAAACAACTGCAGGCCACAGAGATGAAGCTGATTCAGAGCGATCGATTGGCCTCCTTGGGCCAGCTGGCCGCCAGTGTGGCCCACGAGATCAATAATCCCCTTTCCGGAGTCCTGAATTTCGCCAAACTTATGCAGCGAATCCTGACGGATGAGGGAATACCGCCGGACAGGGTCGCTGAATTCCGGACTTATCTCGATCATGTGGTCACCGAGACGGCCCGTTCCGGGCGGATTGTCACCGATCTGCTGGCTTTCTCGCGGAGATCGACCCCCCAGAGAACACCCCATGATCTGAATGAGATTATAAAAAAGACCATATCCGTCATCTCGCACCGGCTGGAACTGGGCGAGGTCGTACCGGAGCTTGATCTCAGCGATAGCCTGCCGCTGGTGACCTGTGATTCCTCGCAGGTCCAGCAGATCGTCATGAACCTCGTTCTCAACGGCGCCGAATCGATGATTGATCCCGGTGCCGTGATTATAAGAACAAGGCTCGATTCAGCCGGGGCCAATGTGATTTTGGAAGTGATAGATTCCGGTGTGGGCATCCCAAAGGAGCATCTCACGAAGATCTTTGATCCGTTTTTCAGCACAAAAGAGGAGGGCAAGGGAACCGGCCTCGGATTGGCCGTTGTTTACGGAATTGTGAATGCTCATGGAGGGCATATCGACGTCGAGAGCAGGGTAGGGGAAGGGACGACATTCCGTGTCACATTGCCGTTGGGCGACGTGCCACGCGAGAGATTCGGACCAGAAGCCTGA